CCAGCTTCTTCTTCATGCCGTGGCTGTAGTCGACGACGAGTTTCTTCGGATCTCCGTCGAGCTCCATCATCTCCAGCAGCTCTCGGCTTCGGGTCGTGATGTCCGCCGCACCGACCCCGTACATCCGGCCGACGAACCGCAGATACTCGGCTCCGTTCAGCCGGTCGAACAGCGCCAGCTCCTCAGGGACGACCCCGATCCTCCGCTTGGCCTCCAGCGGGTTCTCGTCGAGGTCGAACCCCAGGACGCGGGCCTCACCGCTGGTCTTGTCCAGCAGGCCGGTGAGCATCTTGATCGTCGTCGACTTGCCCGCCCCGTTCGGGCCCAGAAAGCCGAAGAACTTCCCGGTCTCGACCTGGAGATTCAGGGCGTCGACGGCGACGAAATCGTTGAACTTCCGCGTCAGCGCCCGGGTTTCAATAGCGTAGCTCATGGTCGAAGCATTGTAGCCCGGAGAGACTTGACCCCTCGGGTGTAACCTCTCCTTCGATCTCCGTCATGGTGGATCGGCCGCAACGACCTGCGACGGGAGTCCGATGTGAATGAAGCCAAGAACTGCCCGGAATGTCAGGCTCCGCTACCTGTGGGGACGCCCTCGTCCGCCTGTCCTCGATGTCTGCTTCAGGCCGGCCTCGAGGGCAATGACACAGTCAATCGTGGGACCCGAGATTC
The DNA window shown above is from bacterium and carries:
- a CDS encoding ABC transporter ATP-binding protein; translation: MSYAIETRALTRKFNDFVAVDALNLQVETGKFFGFLGPNGAGKSTTIKMLTGLLDKTSGEARVLGFDLDENPLEAKRRIGVVPEELALFDRLNGAEYLRFVGRMYGVGAADITTRSRELLEMMELDGDPKKLVVDYSHGMKKKLALGAALIHNPRLLFLDEPFEGIDAVASRAIRELLTSLLQRGVTIFLTSHILEIVEKLCSDVAIIHEGRIVAEGTLEQLRQGVELRDETAGSRRATLEDIFLGIVDKDAGPRAELSWLG